A region from the Kribbella shirazensis genome encodes:
- a CDS encoding DUF1707 SHOCT-like domain-containing protein — protein sequence MNDERPGGSIRIGDSEREDAVRRLGEHYEAGRLSADEHSERVDQALQAKTGADLDGLFADLPGPHQARPGAGTAAGGSGGSAAGAGGEAGWAGGAAAGAGDGAGWAGGAAAGPGGAAGGEGWAGPWGWRRPPWTAPQDATTASGPGNAGRAAGNGGFGGPGRFLGRVPFPLLIALGVFAVLASIGCVVGGGHPPILPLLLIAGAVLFVRKRRMERRA from the coding sequence ATGAACGACGAGAGGCCGGGCGGATCGATCCGTATCGGCGACAGTGAGCGTGAGGACGCCGTCCGGCGTCTGGGCGAGCATTACGAAGCCGGCCGGCTGAGCGCGGACGAGCACTCCGAGCGCGTCGACCAGGCCTTGCAGGCGAAGACCGGCGCAGACCTCGACGGCTTGTTCGCCGACCTCCCAGGCCCGCACCAGGCGCGCCCCGGCGCCGGAACCGCGGCCGGCGGCTCGGGAGGTTCCGCAGCAGGTGCCGGCGGCGAGGCCGGTTGGGCGGGCGGCGCCGCAGCAGGTGCCGGCGACGGGGCCGGCTGGGCGGGCGGTGCCGCAGCAGGTCCCGGCGGCGCGGCCGGCGGCGAGGGCTGGGCCGGCCCGTGGGGTTGGCGCAGACCCCCGTGGACGGCTCCGCAGGACGCCACCACCGCCAGCGGTCCTGGGAACGCGGGGCGTGCGGCCGGCAACGGAGGATTCGGCGGTCCAGGTAGGTTCCTCGGCCGAGTTCCGTTCCCGTTGCTGATCGCCTTGGGCGTGTTCGCCGTACTGGCCTCGATCGGCTGCGTGGTAGGCGGCGGCCACCCGCCCATCCTGCCGCTCCTACTGATCGCGGGGGCCGTGCTCTTCGTCCGCAAGCGGCGGATGGAGCGGCGAGCATGA
- a CDS encoding ABC transporter substrate-binding protein: MITRRNLLKAGIAGLAASAVAGCNNGAAARGEGEIIYWLWDSAQLPMYTECAKVFHEQNPQYTVKIEQYGWNDYWSKLVTGFISDTAPDVFTGHSSKYPLFADKGQVLAIDDYVKRDNVDLNIYQKGLADRWIGADGKRYGLPKDWDTEVYFYNSAFTEAAGISAEQLNSMTWNPKDGGSFEQIVRRLTVDSKGRRGDQPGFDKDNIKVYGLGYGDAGGGDGQTSWSWYAAINGWKYSEGEPWGTKFFYGDPKFTETIGWWRSLITKGYMPTYAQAKSGVDVTTSFGAGKYAITPNGSWMLGTYGGLKQVKTKLARLPIGPVGKRMSMMNGLADTIWAGTTRRDASWAWVKFLGSQTAQDIVAKAGVVFPAVAASMPAAKEAFAKAGWDVTPFVEPVEAGDVFAYPANPNAADVTAVMTPAMDAVMSFEAEPSSLAKANDDVNQILSANA, from the coding sequence ATGATCACTAGACGCAATCTCCTGAAGGCAGGGATCGCCGGTCTCGCCGCCTCCGCCGTGGCCGGCTGCAACAACGGGGCCGCGGCCCGCGGTGAGGGCGAGATCATCTACTGGCTGTGGGACTCGGCGCAGCTGCCGATGTACACCGAGTGCGCGAAGGTCTTCCACGAGCAGAACCCGCAGTACACCGTGAAGATCGAGCAGTACGGCTGGAACGACTACTGGTCGAAACTGGTTACCGGGTTCATCTCGGACACCGCACCGGACGTGTTCACCGGGCACTCGTCGAAGTACCCGCTGTTCGCCGACAAGGGCCAGGTGCTCGCGATCGACGACTATGTCAAACGGGACAACGTCGACCTGAACATCTACCAGAAGGGCCTGGCGGACCGCTGGATCGGTGCCGACGGCAAGCGGTACGGCCTGCCGAAGGACTGGGACACCGAGGTCTACTTCTACAACAGCGCGTTCACCGAGGCGGCCGGGATCAGCGCCGAGCAGCTCAACTCGATGACGTGGAACCCCAAGGACGGTGGCAGCTTCGAGCAGATCGTGCGCCGGCTGACGGTCGACTCCAAGGGCCGCCGGGGCGACCAGCCCGGGTTCGACAAGGACAACATCAAGGTCTACGGACTCGGGTACGGCGACGCGGGCGGCGGTGACGGGCAGACCAGTTGGAGCTGGTACGCCGCGATCAACGGCTGGAAGTACTCCGAGGGCGAACCGTGGGGGACGAAGTTCTTCTACGGTGACCCGAAGTTCACCGAGACCATCGGGTGGTGGCGCAGCCTCATCACCAAGGGGTACATGCCGACGTACGCGCAGGCGAAGTCCGGGGTGGACGTGACCACGTCCTTCGGTGCGGGGAAGTACGCGATCACCCCGAACGGCTCCTGGATGCTCGGGACGTACGGCGGGCTGAAGCAGGTCAAGACGAAGCTCGCCCGGCTGCCGATCGGTCCGGTCGGCAAGCGGATGTCGATGATGAACGGACTCGCGGACACCATCTGGGCCGGGACGACGCGGCGGGACGCGTCGTGGGCCTGGGTGAAGTTCCTCGGGTCGCAGACCGCGCAGGACATCGTCGCCAAGGCGGGGGTGGTGTTCCCGGCGGTGGCGGCGAGCATGCCGGCGGCGAAGGAGGCGTTCGCGAAGGCGGGATGGGACGTCACGCCGTTCGTGGAACCGGTCGAGGCGGGTGACGTCTTCGCGTACCCGGCCAACCCGAACGCCGCGGACGTGACCGCGGTGATGACGCCGGCAATGGACGCGGTGATGTCGTTCGAGGCGGAGCCGTCGTCCCTCGCGAAGGCGAACGACGACGTGAACCAGATCCTCTCAGCCAACGCCTGA
- a CDS encoding carbohydrate ABC transporter permease, protein MRRMSVGRTVCWVLLFVLLIVTLFPFYWMLRTAFSDNTQLPGHPSSLLPVESTLGAFKRVLGLATIEEAQAQGGSGAAVNFWLYLRNSLVVATVTTVCQVFFSAMAAYAFARLRWPGRDKVFALFLAALMVPPIFTTLPNFVLIKNLGLLNSFAGIILPGAFMTPFAIFFLRQFFLGINRELEEAAMIDGAGHRRIFFGLIIPMSAAPIATLAILTYINSWNDYFWPLLVGQQENVRVLTVALGVFRSQTPQGGPDWAGLMAATLIAALPMIILFLAFAKRITNSIGFSGIK, encoded by the coding sequence ATGAGAAGGATGAGTGTCGGGCGGACAGTCTGCTGGGTGTTGCTGTTCGTCCTGCTGATCGTGACGCTGTTCCCGTTCTACTGGATGCTGCGTACGGCGTTCTCCGACAACACGCAGCTGCCCGGGCATCCGAGCTCGCTGCTGCCGGTGGAGAGCACGCTGGGGGCGTTCAAGCGGGTTCTCGGGCTCGCGACGATCGAGGAGGCGCAGGCACAGGGCGGATCCGGTGCGGCCGTGAACTTCTGGCTGTACCTGCGCAACTCGTTGGTGGTGGCAACGGTCACCACGGTCTGCCAGGTGTTCTTCAGTGCGATGGCGGCGTACGCGTTCGCCCGGCTGCGCTGGCCGGGTCGGGACAAGGTGTTCGCGCTGTTCCTGGCCGCGCTGATGGTGCCGCCGATCTTCACCACGCTGCCGAACTTCGTGCTGATCAAGAACCTCGGTCTGCTGAACAGCTTCGCCGGCATCATCCTGCCGGGCGCGTTCATGACGCCGTTCGCGATCTTCTTCCTCCGGCAGTTCTTCCTCGGCATCAACCGCGAGCTCGAGGAGGCGGCGATGATCGACGGGGCCGGGCACCGCAGGATCTTCTTCGGCCTCATCATCCCGATGAGCGCGGCGCCGATCGCGACGCTGGCGATCCTGACCTACATCAACTCCTGGAACGACTACTTCTGGCCGTTGCTCGTCGGTCAGCAGGAGAACGTCCGGGTGCTGACAGTCGCGCTGGGCGTGTTCCGGTCGCAGACACCGCAGGGCGGACCGGACTGGGCCGGGCTGATGGCGGCGACGCTGATCGCGGCGCTGCCGATGATCATCCTGTTCCTGGCGTTCGCGAAGCGGATCACGAACTCCATCGGCTTCTCCGGGATCAAGTGA
- a CDS encoding sugar ABC transporter permease, which translates to MTATTNAPPTRKRSHGESAAPPGKRRSLGDLKVAMIFLAPATLGFVVFYIWPTLRGAYLSFTEYSLLSAPKFNGLANYERMVQDSFFWNALVVTVEYVVINIGVQTVLAVAIAMVMYRLTKSITVRAIILAPYLVANVVVALVWYWMLDFQVGIVNQGLGWLGIDPVAFFGDSHWAIPTVAGINVWRHMGYTALLVFAGLQMIPAYVYEAAEVDGSTEWKTFWRITLPLLRPVLVMVLVVTMIGSFQIFDTVAVTTQGGPINATRVIYYYIYERAFTRFDFGYASAMALVLFAILAIVSLVQLRLLRAKESDLA; encoded by the coding sequence GTGACCGCCACCACCAACGCACCACCTACCAGGAAACGAAGTCACGGGGAGTCGGCGGCACCGCCCGGCAAGCGGCGGAGCCTGGGGGACCTGAAGGTCGCGATGATCTTCCTGGCCCCGGCGACCCTGGGCTTCGTCGTCTTCTACATCTGGCCGACGCTGCGCGGCGCCTACCTGAGCTTCACCGAGTACAGCCTGCTGTCCGCGCCGAAGTTCAACGGGCTCGCCAACTACGAGCGGATGGTCCAGGACAGCTTCTTCTGGAACGCACTCGTGGTCACGGTCGAGTACGTCGTGATCAACATCGGCGTGCAGACCGTGCTGGCGGTCGCGATCGCGATGGTCATGTACCGGCTGACCAAGTCGATCACGGTCCGCGCGATCATCCTCGCGCCGTACCTGGTCGCGAACGTCGTCGTCGCGCTGGTCTGGTACTGGATGCTGGACTTCCAGGTCGGCATCGTGAACCAGGGGCTCGGCTGGCTCGGGATCGACCCGGTGGCGTTCTTCGGCGACTCGCACTGGGCGATCCCGACGGTCGCCGGGATCAATGTCTGGCGGCACATGGGCTACACCGCGCTGCTCGTGTTCGCCGGTCTGCAGATGATCCCGGCGTACGTCTACGAGGCCGCCGAGGTCGACGGGTCGACCGAGTGGAAGACGTTCTGGCGGATCACGCTGCCGCTGCTGCGGCCCGTTCTGGTGATGGTCCTGGTGGTCACCATGATCGGTTCGTTCCAGATCTTCGACACCGTCGCGGTGACCACGCAGGGCGGTCCGATCAACGCGACCCGGGTCATCTACTACTACATCTACGAGCGCGCGTTCACCCGGTTCGACTTCGGGTACGCGTCGGCGATGGCGCTGGTGCTGTTCGCGATCCTGGCGATCGTCTCGCTGGTTCAGCTGCGGCTGCTGCGGGCGAAGGAGAGTGATCTGGCATGA
- a CDS encoding alpha-galactosidase translates to MSNIEILQLRAGGVSLVLDCSGPALPSVLHWGADLGELAGNALLELRRGAGAVQDGNGLDGNLPIAIVPEYSAGWFGLPGLNGHRDGHDFSASFQLNSVAQTGNTVQIDAADTAAGLELRLTVELTDSGLVKTKADLTNTGSTPYTVDGLYLALPVPTEATELLDMTGRHIGERHPQRHAFTQGAHIRDNRRGRTGADATLLLLAGTESFGFRSGEIWGVHTAWSGNHRSYAERGMSGYGVIGGGELLLPGEGRIEPAGTYSTPWIYGSYGVGLDEVSHRFHDYLRARPNHPKTERPVVLNTWEAVYFDLDLDKLKALANAAAEVGAERFVLDDGWFRGRRDDHAGLGDWYVDEGIWPKGLHPLVEHVRGLGLQFGLWVEPEMVNPDSDLAREHPDWILAAGDRMPPTARHQQGLNLGIPAAYDYILERLDSILTEYDIAYLKWDHNRDFVDGGNQHTGTAGIHEQTAAVYRLIDELKRRHPGLEIESCSSGGARVDLGILERTDRIWGSDSNDALERQTIQRYTQLLLPPELIGCHVGPPRAHTTGRTQTLSFRAITALFGHFGIEWDIASASAEEREELKGWVALHKELRPLLHSGRVVRADRGPADVLVHGVVAQDGSRGVFSVVQTQQSVTSAVGRVRLPGLDPQRTYRISKVTTPGPESRSAAWAADGGTVELNGAALASVGVLMPAQWPENAILLDVTAVV, encoded by the coding sequence GTGTCGAACATCGAGATTCTGCAGCTCCGGGCCGGCGGGGTCAGCTTGGTGCTGGATTGCTCCGGTCCGGCCCTCCCATCTGTGCTGCACTGGGGCGCGGACCTCGGCGAGCTGGCCGGGAACGCTCTGCTGGAACTGCGGCGCGGCGCCGGTGCGGTCCAGGACGGCAACGGGCTGGACGGCAACCTCCCGATCGCGATCGTGCCGGAGTACTCGGCCGGCTGGTTCGGCCTCCCGGGCCTGAACGGGCACCGCGACGGCCACGACTTCTCGGCGAGCTTCCAGCTGAACAGCGTCGCCCAAACCGGCAACACCGTGCAGATCGACGCCGCCGACACGGCGGCCGGCCTCGAACTCAGGCTCACGGTCGAGCTCACGGACTCCGGCCTGGTGAAGACCAAGGCCGACCTGACCAACACCGGCTCGACGCCGTACACGGTCGACGGGCTGTACCTCGCGCTGCCGGTGCCCACCGAGGCGACCGAGCTGCTCGACATGACCGGCCGGCACATCGGTGAGCGGCACCCGCAGCGGCACGCCTTCACGCAAGGCGCGCACATCCGCGACAACCGCCGTGGTCGCACCGGCGCCGACGCGACCCTCCTGCTGCTGGCCGGCACGGAGAGCTTCGGCTTCCGCTCCGGTGAGATCTGGGGTGTGCACACCGCCTGGAGCGGCAACCACCGTTCGTACGCCGAGCGCGGCATGAGCGGGTACGGCGTGATCGGCGGCGGCGAACTGCTGCTCCCGGGCGAGGGCCGCATCGAGCCCGCCGGGACCTACAGCACCCCGTGGATCTACGGCTCGTACGGCGTGGGCCTCGACGAGGTCTCGCACCGTTTCCACGACTACCTGCGCGCGCGGCCGAACCACCCGAAGACCGAGCGTCCCGTCGTACTGAACACCTGGGAGGCCGTGTACTTCGACCTCGACCTGGACAAGCTGAAGGCGCTCGCGAACGCGGCCGCCGAGGTCGGGGCCGAGCGGTTCGTGCTGGACGACGGCTGGTTCCGCGGCCGCCGCGACGACCACGCCGGGCTCGGCGACTGGTACGTCGACGAGGGCATCTGGCCGAAGGGGCTGCACCCGCTGGTCGAGCACGTCCGCGGCCTCGGGCTGCAGTTCGGGCTGTGGGTCGAGCCGGAGATGGTGAATCCCGACTCGGATCTCGCCCGCGAGCACCCGGACTGGATCCTCGCCGCCGGCGACCGGATGCCGCCGACCGCGCGCCACCAGCAGGGCCTGAACCTCGGGATCCCGGCCGCCTACGACTACATCCTCGAGCGGCTGGACAGCATCCTCACCGAGTACGACATCGCGTACCTGAAGTGGGACCACAACCGCGACTTCGTCGACGGCGGCAACCAGCACACCGGTACGGCGGGCATCCACGAGCAGACCGCGGCCGTGTACCGGCTGATCGACGAGCTGAAGCGCCGCCACCCCGGGCTGGAGATCGAGTCCTGCTCTTCCGGCGGCGCCCGCGTCGACCTCGGCATCCTCGAGCGCACCGACCGGATCTGGGGCAGCGACAGCAACGACGCGCTCGAGCGGCAGACCATCCAGCGGTACACCCAGTTGCTGCTGCCGCCGGAGCTGATCGGCTGCCACGTCGGCCCGCCGCGAGCGCACACGACCGGCCGTACCCAGACGCTGTCGTTCCGCGCGATCACCGCTCTGTTCGGCCACTTCGGCATCGAGTGGGACATCGCCTCGGCGAGCGCCGAGGAGCGCGAGGAGCTCAAGGGCTGGGTGGCCCTGCACAAGGAGCTGCGGCCGCTGCTGCACTCCGGCCGCGTGGTCCGCGCCGACCGCGGCCCGGCGGACGTGCTGGTGCACGGTGTCGTCGCGCAGGACGGCTCGCGTGGCGTGTTCAGCGTCGTCCAGACGCAGCAGTCGGTGACGTCGGCCGTCGGGCGGGTCCGCCTGCCCGGGCTCGACCCGCAGCGGACCTACCGCATCAGCAAGGTCACGACACCCGGACCCGAGTCGCGGTCCGCGGCGTGGGCGGCCGACGGTGGAACAGTCGAGCTGAACGGAGCTGCCCTTGCCTCTGTCGGTGTGCTGATGCCCGCGCAGTGGCCCGAGAACGCGATCTTGCTGGACGTGACTGCGGTCGTATAA
- a CDS encoding DNA polymerase beta superfamily protein: MTRDMRQLDYAELRNIMGEQPHPLLFATVSGAHLYGFPSRDSDVDLRGVHVLPAAEVVGLRTGPDTLDRTWFENEAEVDLVTHDLAKFARLMLRRNGYVLEQVLSPLVVLSTPQHDELVALAEGCITRWHAHHYRGFAKTQWEFFEKKGELKPLLYTFRVLLTGINLMRTGKVRADLRELPGGPSYLPELMAAKAEAEHAPLDGPTRDQLAADVLRLHSLLDEAEAVSALPDRPSAEAGLHDLLVRARLGR, from the coding sequence GTGACGCGTGACATGAGGCAGCTCGACTACGCCGAGCTGCGGAACATCATGGGGGAGCAGCCGCACCCTTTGCTCTTCGCCACAGTCTCCGGCGCACACCTGTACGGTTTCCCGTCCCGCGACTCCGACGTCGACCTGCGCGGCGTCCACGTGCTGCCGGCCGCCGAGGTGGTCGGCCTGCGGACCGGTCCCGATACCCTCGACCGCACCTGGTTCGAGAACGAGGCCGAGGTCGACCTGGTCACCCACGACCTGGCCAAGTTCGCCCGCTTGATGCTGCGCCGCAACGGCTACGTCCTCGAGCAGGTGCTCTCGCCGCTCGTCGTCCTCAGTACGCCGCAGCACGACGAGTTGGTCGCGCTTGCCGAGGGCTGCATCACCAGGTGGCATGCGCACCACTACCGCGGCTTCGCGAAGACGCAGTGGGAGTTCTTCGAGAAGAAGGGCGAGTTGAAGCCGCTGCTGTACACGTTCCGGGTGCTGCTGACCGGGATCAACCTGATGAGGACCGGGAAGGTGCGGGCGGATCTGCGCGAGCTGCCGGGCGGGCCGTCGTACCTGCCGGAGCTGATGGCGGCCAAGGCCGAGGCCGAGCATGCGCCGCTGGACGGGCCGACCAGGGATCAGCTGGCTGCGGATGTGCTGCGGCTGCACAGCCTGCTGGACGAGGCCGAGGCTGTGAGTGCCCTCCCGGATCGTCCGTCCGCCGAGGCCGGACTTCACGATCTGCTCGTCCGGGCGCGGCTCGGGCGCTGA
- a CDS encoding DNA polymerase beta superfamily protein: MAVQGPQLPVGTQVVIRVAAPDDQGGTAQRGATGRVAGVTADGRYTVRLVDGRETVARRDQLSLRTAYQDEAIELDQPDGDRLVREHTIYAAVVGSRAFGLDTDQSDTDTRGVYVAPTEAFWSLAKPPTHVDGPEPEWFSWEVERFCELALKSNPNLLEVLHSPLVVRQTPLGEELLSLRRHFLSQLAYQTYSGYVLSQFKKLETDFRRDGTPKWKHVMHLIRLLLSARELLLEASLVVDVGPHRDRLLAVKRGELPWDEVERWRLQLHEELDKALQRTVLPATPDVATVDAWLRSVRRRSLGDA; this comes from the coding sequence GTGGCAGTCCAGGGACCGCAGTTGCCAGTGGGGACGCAGGTGGTGATCCGCGTCGCCGCGCCCGACGACCAGGGCGGTACGGCGCAGCGTGGGGCGACCGGGCGGGTGGCCGGCGTCACCGCGGACGGGCGCTACACGGTCCGGCTCGTCGACGGCCGTGAGACCGTCGCGCGGCGCGATCAGCTCAGCCTGCGGACCGCGTACCAGGACGAGGCGATCGAACTCGATCAGCCCGACGGCGACCGCCTGGTCCGCGAGCACACGATCTACGCCGCGGTCGTCGGGTCGCGCGCGTTCGGCCTGGACACCGACCAGTCGGACACCGACACCCGCGGCGTGTATGTCGCCCCGACCGAGGCGTTCTGGTCGCTCGCGAAGCCGCCGACGCATGTCGACGGGCCGGAGCCCGAGTGGTTCTCGTGGGAGGTCGAACGGTTCTGCGAGCTCGCGCTGAAGTCGAACCCGAACCTCCTCGAGGTCCTGCACTCACCGCTCGTCGTCCGGCAGACCCCGCTGGGCGAGGAGCTCCTGAGTCTGCGTCGGCACTTCCTGTCCCAGTTGGCCTACCAGACGTACTCCGGCTACGTGCTCAGCCAGTTCAAGAAGCTCGAGACGGACTTCCGCCGGGACGGTACGCCGAAGTGGAAGCACGTCATGCATCTGATCAGGCTGCTGCTCTCGGCCCGCGAACTGTTGCTCGAGGCAAGCCTCGTGGTCGACGTCGGACCGCATCGCGACCGGTTGCTGGCGGTCAAACGCGGCGAGCTGCCATGGGACGAGGTGGAGCGTTGGCGGCTGCAGCTGCACGAGGAGCTCGACAAGGCCCTGCAGCGCACGGTCCTGCCGGCGACGCCGGATGTCGCAACCGTCGACGCATGGTTGCGATCGGTACGGAGAAGGAGCCTCGGTGACGCGTGA
- a CDS encoding winged helix-turn-helix domain-containing protein yields the protein MLRYVEEPEKVRLALSPIRRRLLELLREPSSATQLAAALDLPRQRLNYHLRELEKAGLVELVEERRRRGFTERILRASASLVVDPAVMGRAFTEIQDQYAAEHLVEVAAGTVRDVARMQSAADADGKRLLTFTVEAEVRFAEPGDVHRFTDALTEAVRGVVEEFDSEGGRPYRLIAGGHPAPRRTEGET from the coding sequence ATGTTGCGCTACGTCGAGGAGCCCGAGAAGGTGCGGCTGGCCCTGTCGCCGATCCGGCGGCGGCTGCTCGAACTGCTGCGCGAGCCGTCGTCGGCGACCCAGCTCGCCGCCGCGCTCGACCTGCCGCGGCAGCGCCTGAACTACCACCTGCGAGAGCTCGAGAAGGCCGGCCTGGTCGAGCTCGTGGAGGAGCGGCGGCGGCGTGGCTTCACCGAACGCATCCTGCGGGCGTCGGCCTCACTGGTGGTCGATCCGGCGGTGATGGGCAGGGCGTTCACAGAGATCCAGGACCAGTACGCCGCCGAGCACCTGGTCGAGGTCGCCGCGGGGACCGTGCGGGACGTTGCGCGGATGCAGAGCGCCGCGGACGCGGACGGGAAGCGGCTGCTGACGTTCACGGTGGAGGCCGAGGTGCGGTTCGCGGAGCCGGGTGACGTGCACCGGTTCACCGATGCGTTGACCGAGGCCGTGCGCGGCGTGGTGGAGGAGTTCGACAGCGAGGGCGGGCGGCCGTACCGACTGATCGCGGGAGGTCACCCGGCACCCCGCCGTACCGAAGGAGAGACATGA
- a CDS encoding FHA domain-containing protein encodes METEFVLSLGEQRWTLPAGADTITIGRASNADIRLQADDQISRIHARLTRDGATWTLHDESRNGTGLNGQRLTGPTPLSTGDRIHIGRSVITFHKSTIPSPDAATTVPSAPPTTPAAPPTTPAAPPSTPAPPAPPTAFPAAPDVQQHPADPVPTPQAHRDQPPAEAAFPTDRGADEQFSTARAFPDDPVPAPHTPPHQSSPAAPAYPEALSTPDDPAPAGTSPFAPDDREPVGRSPFTPDDRAPAGTNPFAPDEPAPAGAPPFAVDDRGPDGANPFAPTGQDLDRNDEYDVAGVVPGFDLGDGAARSGDAGAWAAYPSADNPEPVRSPWEISAQIDQSEPNWNASDSWPDPSVATADRRTAAAAAADQRTPAEHRATTDRRSPATDRRTAGSARLPSTADPDDTDAVGSVRLARVLIAAGGVIVLGLIVNLIVTFLSDGPGNALRWLVPPAIALIVAMVLAVTDAAAPKPHRPGRLNVSVLVAIAVVLVGVGVGGFALTAGTEYVAGYLTGNESGEDRLIKPVAKSTNGITLTVENVTYTGHFTRIEVAVANAAKQAVTIPLDGTTFTAADGTALRADTGKSSWPSRIASGGTEHGTITFKGHLPDSATTAVLTFKSGDTTFPVPGVTLSQ; translated from the coding sequence GTGGAAACCGAATTCGTGCTGTCGCTCGGTGAGCAGCGCTGGACACTGCCGGCCGGGGCCGACACGATCACCATCGGCCGTGCCTCCAACGCCGACATCCGACTGCAGGCGGACGACCAGATCTCCCGCATCCACGCCCGCCTCACCCGCGACGGCGCCACCTGGACCCTGCACGACGAGTCTCGCAACGGCACCGGCCTGAACGGCCAGCGCCTCACCGGCCCGACTCCCCTCAGCACCGGCGACCGCATCCACATCGGCCGCTCAGTCATCACCTTCCACAAATCCACCATCCCGTCCCCCGACGCGGCCACCACAGTCCCGTCCGCTCCGCCCACCACTCCGGCCGCGCCGCCCACCACTCCGGCCGCGCCGCCCAGCACTCCTGCGCCGCCGGCCCCACCAACTGCCTTCCCGGCGGCGCCGGACGTACAGCAGCACCCAGCCGACCCGGTGCCGACTCCGCAGGCACATCGGGATCAGCCGCCGGCCGAAGCCGCGTTCCCGACAGACCGAGGCGCCGACGAGCAGTTCTCCACTGCCCGAGCGTTCCCGGACGACCCGGTTCCCGCGCCGCACACACCGCCCCACCAGTCGTCCCCCGCAGCCCCGGCGTACCCCGAGGCGCTCTCCACCCCGGACGATCCTGCTCCTGCTGGCACGAGTCCGTTCGCCCCGGATGACCGTGAGCCCGTTGGCAGGAGCCCGTTTACTCCAGACGACCGCGCGCCCGCCGGCACGAACCCGTTTGCGCCGGACGAACCTGCTCCCGCTGGCGCACCCCCGTTCGCGGTGGACGACCGTGGACCGGACGGAGCGAATCCGTTCGCGCCGACTGGGCAGGACCTGGATCGGAACGACGAGTACGACGTTGCGGGCGTGGTTCCCGGGTTTGACCTCGGCGACGGGGCAGCGCGCTCGGGTGACGCGGGCGCCTGGGCGGCGTACCCCTCGGCGGACAACCCGGAACCGGTCCGATCCCCCTGGGAGATCTCCGCGCAGATCGACCAGTCCGAGCCCAACTGGAACGCCTCGGACAGCTGGCCCGACCCCAGTGTCGCCACGGCCGACCGCCGTACCGCCGCCGCCGCCGCCGCCGACCAGCGAACCCCGGCCGAGCACCGCGCGACAACCGACCGCCGCTCACCCGCCACAGATCGCCGTACGGCGGGATCGGCCAGACTCCCCAGCACGGCGGACCCCGACGACACAGACGCCGTAGGCAGCGTCCGGCTCGCGCGCGTTCTGATCGCGGCCGGCGGCGTGATCGTCCTCGGCCTGATCGTGAACCTGATCGTCACCTTCCTCTCCGACGGTCCCGGCAACGCGCTCCGCTGGCTGGTCCCGCCGGCCATCGCCCTGATCGTCGCGATGGTGCTCGCCGTCACCGACGCCGCCGCGCCGAAGCCGCACCGCCCCGGCCGTCTCAATGTGTCCGTCCTGGTCGCGATCGCCGTCGTCCTTGTCGGCGTCGGCGTCGGCGGGTTCGCGCTGACCGCGGGAACGGAGTACGTCGCCGGCTACCTGACCGGCAACGAATCCGGCGAGGACCGCCTGATCAAACCGGTCGCGAAGTCCACCAACGGCATCACCCTGACCGTCGAGAACGTCACGTACACAGGCCATTTCACCCGCATCGAGGTCGCGGTCGCGAACGCCGCCAAGCAGGCGGTCACGATCCCCCTCGACGGTACGACGTTCACCGCCGCCGACGGCACCGCCCTGCGCGCCGACACCGGCAAGAGTTCGTGGCCGAGCCGGATCGCGTCCGGCGGCACCGAGCACGGCACAATCACGTTCAAGGGCCACCTGCCCGACAGCGCCACCACCGCCGTCCTCACGTTCAAATCCGGCGACACCACCTTCCCCGTCCCCGGCGTGACACTCAGCCAATAA